From the Pseudomonas baltica genome, one window contains:
- a CDS encoding flagellar hook-associated protein 3: MRISTSQYYETSAANYSRTYGNVVASGEEASSGIKVNTAADDPVGAARLLQLGQQSSMLTQYKSNMTAATTTMTASETALTSITNALQRARELALSASNATYTDADRQANAEELSQIQSQVLGLMNSQDASGNYLFSGSKSSTPPYTVNADGSYSYNGDQTSTNVAIGQGLSIATNTTGWDAFEQATNTTRTSTTPSVSDGKVTLSGGIVSNSATYSSSFTSGAPYTISYTSATQLKITDNTGTDRTSELTANGVVSASTAADQTVSFRGVDLTLNVNLATGDDASTVLTGRSFTFAATPDTFNTARVSTNTSTSQITSAITGASDSTASAATQAADAVAYTSKFPANGAVVKVTGTTPTTTVALYASPLTANSQPIDSQTLTGGSVTLAGVKFSISGTPATGDQFTVQSNTHTNQNILNTLNDLRTALMTPTDGDAVATQKLNAQLQSAIGNLASGSDQVSTALSSIGARGQAVDAQSTTNTTLTTNNDTNQSAIRNSDPAEVMTRLTLQQTMLSAAQLAFSRISQLGLFNKL; this comes from the coding sequence ATGCGTATTTCCACCAGTCAATACTACGAAACCAGCGCTGCCAACTATTCCCGCACCTACGGCAACGTGGTTGCATCCGGCGAAGAGGCCAGCAGCGGCATCAAGGTCAATACCGCCGCCGATGATCCGGTCGGTGCCGCGCGCCTGCTGCAACTGGGCCAGCAGAGCTCCATGCTGACGCAGTACAAGAGCAACATGACCGCCGCCACGACCACCATGACGGCTTCGGAAACTGCGCTCACCAGTATTACCAATGCACTGCAGCGCGCCCGCGAACTGGCGCTATCGGCCAGCAACGCCACCTATACCGACGCTGACCGCCAGGCCAACGCCGAGGAGCTGTCGCAGATCCAGTCTCAAGTGCTTGGCTTGATGAACAGCCAGGATGCAAGCGGTAACTATCTGTTCTCGGGTTCCAAATCATCGACGCCGCCCTACACCGTGAACGCCGATGGTTCGTACAGCTATAACGGCGATCAGACCTCGACGAACGTCGCTATCGGCCAAGGCTTGTCCATCGCCACCAACACCACCGGTTGGGATGCTTTCGAGCAGGCGACCAATACCACCCGTACCAGCACCACGCCGAGCGTCAGTGACGGCAAGGTCACGCTCTCGGGCGGTATCGTCTCGAACAGCGCTACCTACAGCTCTTCGTTCACCAGTGGCGCGCCCTATACCATCAGCTACACCAGCGCCACGCAGCTGAAAATCACCGACAACACCGGTACAGACAGGACCTCGGAACTGACGGCCAATGGCGTGGTGTCGGCCAGTACCGCAGCGGATCAGACCGTCAGTTTTCGCGGTGTCGACCTGACCCTCAACGTCAACCTTGCCACCGGTGATGACGCCTCGACTGTGTTGACCGGTCGCAGCTTCACTTTTGCGGCCACGCCGGACACCTTCAACACCGCACGGGTCAGCACCAACACCTCAACGTCGCAGATTACCTCCGCCATCACTGGCGCTTCCGATTCGACTGCGTCCGCGGCCACCCAGGCGGCCGATGCGGTTGCCTACACCAGCAAGTTCCCTGCGAACGGTGCGGTGGTGAAGGTCACCGGCACCACGCCGACGACTACCGTGGCGTTGTATGCGTCGCCTTTGACTGCCAACAGTCAGCCGATCGACAGCCAGACACTCACGGGTGGCTCGGTGACCCTCGCCGGCGTCAAGTTCAGTATCAGCGGTACGCCGGCCACCGGCGATCAGTTCACGGTGCAGTCCAATACCCATACCAATCAGAACATTCTCAACACCTTGAACGATCTGAGAACTGCGCTGATGACGCCGACTGACGGCGACGCCGTGGCGACCCAGAAGCTCAACGCTCAGCTGCAATCGGCCATCGGCAACCTGGCTTCCGGCAGCGATCAGGTCAGTACGGCGCTCAGCTCGATTGGTGCTCGGGGCCAGGCGGTGGATGCACAGTCGACCACCAACACCACGCTGACCACCAACAACGACACCAACCAGTCGGCCATCCGCAATTCCGATCCGGCCGAAGTCATGACGCGCTTGACCTTGCAGCAGACCATGCTCTCGGCGGCGCAACTGGCGTTCAGCCGTATCTCGCAGCTTGGCCTGTTCAACAAGCTCTAA
- the pseB gene encoding UDP-N-acetylglucosamine 4,6-dehydratase (inverting) yields MFNDKSIFISGGTGSFGRNFIRRLLEQYQPRRVVVFSRDELKQYEMQQVFNAPCMRYFIGDVRDAERLRMAMRGIDYVVHAAALKQVPAAEYNPTECIRTNVNGAENIINAAIDNGVKKVIALSTDKAASPINLYGATKLLSDKLFVAANNIAGAQETRFSVVRYGNVAGSRGSVVPFFSKLVAEGAKDLPITDARMTRFWITLDHGVQFVLDNFARMHGGEIFVPKIPSIRIVDLASAMAPGLPHQLVGIRPGEKLHELMVPTDDARMTLEFKDHYTIQPSIRFTQADLDFAVDGLGERGAPVAEDFEYSSDTNSEFLDVAQIARLHGELQA; encoded by the coding sequence ATGTTCAACGACAAATCGATTTTCATCAGCGGTGGCACCGGCTCGTTCGGGCGCAACTTCATCCGCCGCCTGCTGGAGCAATATCAGCCACGCCGGGTGGTGGTGTTCTCCCGCGACGAGCTCAAGCAGTATGAAATGCAGCAGGTGTTCAACGCGCCCTGCATGCGCTATTTCATTGGTGATGTGCGCGACGCTGAGCGCTTGCGCATGGCCATGCGCGGCATCGATTACGTGGTCCATGCCGCGGCGCTCAAGCAGGTGCCGGCGGCGGAGTACAACCCCACCGAGTGCATCCGTACCAACGTCAATGGCGCCGAAAACATCATCAACGCAGCCATCGACAACGGCGTCAAGAAGGTCATTGCACTGTCCACCGACAAGGCCGCCAGCCCGATCAACCTGTACGGCGCGACCAAGCTGCTGTCGGACAAACTGTTCGTCGCCGCCAACAATATCGCCGGTGCGCAGGAGACGCGTTTCTCGGTGGTGCGCTATGGCAACGTCGCCGGTTCCCGTGGTTCGGTTGTACCGTTTTTCAGCAAGCTGGTGGCCGAGGGCGCCAAGGACCTGCCGATCACCGATGCGCGCATGACTCGCTTCTGGATCACCCTCGACCATGGCGTGCAGTTCGTGCTCGACAACTTTGCGCGCATGCATGGCGGCGAGATTTTCGTGCCGAAGATTCCGTCCATTCGCATCGTCGATCTGGCCAGCGCCATGGCGCCCGGCTTGCCTCATCAGCTGGTGGGGATTCGTCCGGGCGAGAAGCTGCACGAGTTGATGGTGCCGACGGACGATGCGCGCATGACGCTGGAGTTCAAGGATCACTACACCATCCAGCCGTCGATTCGCTTCACCCAGGCTGACCTCGACTTCGCCGTCGACGGGTTGGGCGAGCGCGGTGCGCCCGTGGCGGAGGATTTCGAGTACAGCTCCGACACCAACAGCGAGTTCCTCGACGTGGCGCAGATCGCCCGGCTGCACGGCGAATTGCAGGCATGA
- the flgK gene encoding flagellar hook-associated protein FlgK: protein MSLINIGLSSLNANTAALNTISNNIANVDTDGYSRQQTVTTSSALQNIGVGYIGTGTTLSDVRRIYNSFLDTQVQTTTALAADATAYSTQASSTDALLSDDSTGISTTLASFFTQLQAVSTTANDASSRASLLTSAKALTARFNSVASQLAAQNTDVNSQLASTASKVNDLAASIAKLNTQITQANNGGSPNSLLDSRNEAVRQLNELVGAKVIDNNGSYDVYIGNGQTLVSGSTVNTLTTVPSTTDATQMSLQLNYSQYSTDVTSVISGGSIGGLLRYRSDVLTPATNELGRIALTMADTVNSQLAQGVDSYGNFGSALYSDINSDAQVTQRSIGATTNKGSSNFNVSISDTSKLTANDYQVTFTDATHYSVSKLPDGTAMGSYSTADKPEIDGFQLSLNGTSVQAGDTFKITPTRSAATAITTVMTDSKTLAAAGALTVNAGASNSGSGSVTQPALSSVLDDGSSADLQAGIKNSSPVKLVFGATATDGTQSYKVYTAAGTEITSAAGSIVPGQNNALSITIPLLDSSGAAIAGKSYSFAMTVSGTPASNDTYTVSMTAAGSSDNRNAITTLALQTKATIGTADGNGVSLSDANASLVSSVGAKAAQGTSDVTATTAVLTQATTSRDSVSGVNLDEETANLVKYQQYYTASSQIIKAAQTMFDTLINNL from the coding sequence ATGTCGCTGATCAACATCGGGCTCTCGTCGCTCAATGCCAACACCGCAGCGCTGAACACCATCAGTAACAACATTGCCAACGTTGATACTGACGGCTATTCGCGCCAACAAACGGTGACCACGTCGTCCGCCCTGCAGAATATCGGCGTAGGCTACATTGGTACTGGTACGACGCTGTCCGATGTTCGTCGCATCTACAACAGCTTCCTCGATACCCAGGTACAGACCACCACCGCCCTGGCGGCCGATGCCACTGCGTACTCGACCCAGGCGTCGAGCACCGACGCCCTGCTGTCGGATGACAGCACCGGCATCTCCACCACCCTGGCGTCGTTCTTTACTCAGTTGCAGGCCGTGTCGACCACTGCCAACGATGCCTCGTCGCGTGCCTCGTTGCTGACCTCCGCGAAAGCGTTGACGGCTCGGTTCAACTCGGTCGCCTCGCAATTGGCTGCTCAGAACACCGACGTCAACAGCCAGCTCGCCAGCACCGCCAGCAAGGTCAACGACCTCGCGGCCAGCATTGCCAAGCTCAACACCCAGATCACTCAGGCGAACAACGGCGGCAGCCCCAACAGCCTGCTCGACTCGCGCAACGAAGCCGTGCGCCAGCTCAACGAGCTGGTGGGCGCCAAGGTCATCGACAACAACGGCAGCTACGATGTCTACATCGGCAATGGCCAGACCCTGGTCAGCGGCAGCACGGTCAACACGCTGACGACCGTACCGAGCACCACCGATGCGACGCAGATGAGCCTGCAGCTCAACTATTCGCAATACAGCACCGACGTCACCTCGGTGATCAGCGGCGGCAGCATCGGCGGTCTGCTGCGTTATCGTTCCGACGTGCTGACGCCTGCCACCAACGAGCTGGGGCGTATCGCCCTGACCATGGCCGACACGGTCAATAGCCAACTGGCACAAGGCGTCGACAGCTACGGCAACTTCGGCAGCGCCCTTTACAGTGACATCAACAGCGATGCGCAAGTGACCCAGCGCAGTATCGGCGCCACGACGAACAAGGGTTCCAGCAACTTCAACGTCAGCATCAGCGACACCAGCAAACTGACGGCCAACGACTACCAGGTGACCTTCACCGACGCGACCCACTACTCCGTCAGCAAACTGCCGGACGGCACCGCCATGGGCAGCTACAGCACCGCCGACAAACCCGAAATCGACGGCTTTCAGCTGTCGCTCAACGGTACCAGCGTGCAGGCCGGTGACACCTTCAAGATCACCCCGACCCGCTCAGCGGCCACGGCCATTACCACGGTCATGACCGACTCCAAGACGCTCGCTGCTGCGGGTGCCTTGACCGTCAATGCCGGGGCCAGCAACAGTGGTTCAGGCTCGGTCACCCAGCCAGCCCTGAGCTCGGTGCTCGACGACGGTTCGAGCGCCGACCTGCAGGCCGGCATCAAGAATTCCTCGCCGGTCAAGCTGGTGTTCGGGGCGACGGCCACCGACGGTACGCAAAGCTACAAGGTCTACACCGCCGCAGGCACCGAGATCACCAGCGCCGCTGGCAGCATCGTGCCTGGCCAGAACAACGCATTGAGCATCACCATCCCGCTGCTGGACTCGAGCGGCGCCGCCATTGCCGGCAAAAGCTACAGCTTTGCGATGACCGTGTCGGGCACCCCAGCCAGCAACGATACCTACACCGTGTCGATGACCGCCGCCGGCTCCTCGGACAACCGCAACGCCATCACCACCCTGGCGCTGCAGACCAAGGCCACCATCGGTACCGCCGACGGCAACGGCGTGAGCCTGTCCGATGCCAACGCATCCTTGGTATCCAGTGTCGGTGCCAAGGCGGCCCAGGGCACCAGCGACGTGACCGCGACCACCGCGGTATTGACTCAGGCCACCACTTCGCGGGATTCGGTATCGGGGGTCAACCTCGACGAAGAAACCGCCAACCTGGTCAAGTATCAGCAGTACTACACCGCCTCTTCGCAGATCATCAAGGCGGCCCAGACCATGTTCGATACCTTGATCAACAACCTTTAA
- the pseC gene encoding UDP-4-amino-4,6-dideoxy-N-acetyl-beta-L-altrosamine transaminase produces the protein MIPYGRQSLDAADIDAVLEVLHSDWLTQGPTLARFEAAVAERCQAQHAVAVCNATAALHIACLAAGLGPGDRLWTSPNTFLASANCARYCGASVDFVDIDAHTWNLDAHRLAAKLAQAEAEGTLPKVVVAVAFAGQSCDMQAIAALAERYGFILIEDAAHALGADYAGRPVGCGAFAAMTVFSFHPVKIITTGEGGMVLTNDAQLAAKLQRLRSHGMTRDPEQMDEASHGPWYYQQVELGFNYRMTDIQAALGLSQLGKLDAFIARRRYLAERYGQLLADLPLTLPSAQAEAQSAWHLYVVRLQTERLSVSHRQVFEGLRAGGIGVNLHYIPVHLQPYYREQGFAAGDFPEAEHYYTQAISLPMFPALTDDQQDQVVEQLRQQLERRS, from the coding sequence ATGATCCCTTACGGCCGGCAGAGCCTGGACGCGGCGGATATCGACGCCGTGCTCGAGGTGCTGCATTCGGACTGGCTCACCCAGGGCCCGACACTTGCACGCTTCGAGGCCGCCGTGGCCGAGCGCTGTCAGGCGCAGCACGCGGTGGCGGTCTGCAATGCCACAGCGGCTTTGCACATCGCCTGCCTAGCTGCCGGTCTGGGCCCGGGCGACCGCCTGTGGACCAGCCCCAATACCTTTCTGGCATCGGCCAACTGCGCCCGGTACTGCGGCGCCTCAGTGGATTTCGTCGACATCGACGCCCACACCTGGAACCTCGACGCCCATCGGCTGGCGGCCAAACTGGCGCAGGCCGAAGCGGAAGGGACCTTGCCCAAGGTGGTGGTGGCGGTGGCCTTCGCCGGCCAGAGCTGCGACATGCAGGCCATCGCCGCGTTGGCCGAGCGCTACGGGTTTATCCTCATCGAAGATGCCGCCCACGCGTTGGGCGCCGACTACGCTGGCCGGCCGGTGGGCTGCGGTGCTTTCGCGGCCATGACGGTGTTCAGTTTTCACCCGGTGAAAATTATCACCACGGGGGAGGGCGGTATGGTCCTCACCAACGACGCGCAACTGGCCGCCAAGCTGCAGCGCCTGCGCAGCCATGGCATGACCCGCGACCCGGAGCAAATGGACGAAGCCAGCCACGGCCCTTGGTATTACCAGCAGGTCGAGCTGGGCTTCAATTACCGCATGACCGACATCCAGGCCGCGCTGGGGCTCTCGCAACTAGGCAAACTCGATGCCTTTATCGCCCGCCGCCGCTATCTGGCCGAGCGCTATGGGCAACTGCTGGCGGATTTGCCCTTGACCCTGCCGAGCGCTCAAGCCGAGGCGCAATCGGCCTGGCATCTGTACGTGGTGCGGTTGCAGACCGAGCGCCTGTCGGTCAGCCATCGGCAGGTGTTCGAAGGCCTGCGGGCCGGGGGGATCGGCGTCAATCTGCATTACATTCCGGTGCACCTGCAGCCCTATTACCGCGAGCAGGGTTTTGCCGCCGGGGATTTCCCCGAGGCCGAGCACTACTACACCCAAGCCATCAGCCTGCCGATGTTCCCGGCGCTGACCGATGACCAGCAGGATCAAGTGGTCGAGCAGCTGCGCCAACAACTGGAGCGGCGTTCGTGA
- a CDS encoding TIGR00180 family glycosyltransferase, giving the protein MPNLPVSEHSPALHGRLTLVLLTHNRPAFVRRALQYYAALDCQVLVVDSSTTSNAEIAGQFPDADYHYVPQFSYRALAAKLKYAVQQVETPFMVFAADDDFALHDGLASALTFLEQHPDYGLCHGYSLMYQAQADAVSYYRRDRKVQEDYAYDSGRARALAYMGQYLPTLYAVTRTGLIRDWLAQVADDISFEWLEISQVFWLLASAKARVLPIPYVVRELNYLQSEHGSDVLGVLRRPDQTSVAAREAFAERLANVPSFAEHDPAQRHGAVLDCFDAMSECLSSGRSLGLELIVESRWKDAFKPPQRLFEPTQYVEMPFYNQAFFDQLTAIEFLIHAKPAGRLQLAQLEGVWTRQEMLLKGHANDVAETVIERLWKAMDYSVFNRRVVEQLVLRLSEVDETEACELLQAWAERLHSVDIRDNLETFASMPSGRLMSWLEARSPAPAQGQAITQYLQSQAATPQIGILLLDLDNDMEKLQVTLDSLVEGHYTAFKITVFTTGEPPVATTVLNTLHFVKVTKALYIDKLNQIARQSSCDWLILAEVGDQFTTAGLARAALELLKAPECRAVAADEIHRQHDGSLKAVFRPGFNLDLLQSVPALMARHWLIRRDVLVGAGGYSANFSQALEFDLLLRIIETGGMGWLAHLDEPLLICSAVPLEENVHERQTLIRHLTTRGYQAAVTSESPGTYRIDYRHSARPLVSVILPCQDNLAQLQATLESLRLRTRYNRYEVLVVDNASQGPDMLHWLDHNTQPAGRVRVLKSEQPISLAALYNAASQQAQGEFLVLLDSAAEVVNPNWIESLLNHALRPEVGVVGAKLIDASGQVTQAGLILSQRAGVLPAFSGAANGDHGYLQRLIVDQNYSAVSATCLMIGKALFESVGGLEDNLFASALSDVDLCLKVSQAGQLIVWTPYVQVVYPGSVAQPAQTLFSLQRKWPGNFAHDLAYNQNLSQLGGSFALGDAAAIDWAPLLG; this is encoded by the coding sequence ATGCCAAATCTGCCAGTCTCCGAACATTCGCCGGCATTGCATGGGCGGCTTACGCTCGTGCTGCTTACGCATAATCGTCCGGCCTTTGTGCGACGCGCGCTGCAGTACTACGCCGCGCTCGATTGCCAGGTGCTGGTAGTAGATTCGTCGACCACGTCCAATGCCGAGATCGCCGGTCAGTTTCCTGACGCTGACTACCACTACGTCCCGCAATTCTCTTACCGAGCCCTGGCCGCCAAACTCAAATATGCCGTGCAGCAGGTCGAGACGCCGTTCATGGTGTTTGCGGCAGATGACGACTTTGCCTTGCACGATGGCCTCGCCAGCGCATTGACATTCCTCGAGCAGCATCCGGACTACGGGCTGTGCCACGGTTATTCGCTCATGTACCAGGCGCAGGCCGACGCGGTGTCCTATTACCGCCGCGACCGCAAGGTGCAGGAAGACTACGCCTACGACTCGGGCCGGGCACGTGCACTGGCCTACATGGGCCAATACCTGCCGACCCTGTACGCAGTGACCCGCACTGGGCTTATCCGCGACTGGCTGGCCCAGGTTGCAGATGACATCAGCTTCGAGTGGCTGGAAATCAGCCAGGTATTCTGGCTGCTGGCCAGCGCCAAGGCGCGGGTGTTGCCAATTCCCTATGTGGTACGCGAGCTCAATTATTTGCAGTCCGAGCATGGCAGTGACGTGCTCGGCGTGCTGCGTCGACCGGACCAGACATCGGTGGCGGCGCGCGAGGCATTTGCCGAGCGGCTCGCCAACGTGCCAAGTTTTGCCGAGCACGACCCTGCGCAACGCCACGGCGCAGTGCTCGACTGCTTCGATGCGATGAGCGAATGCCTGAGCAGCGGCCGTTCGTTGGGCTTGGAGCTGATCGTCGAATCGCGCTGGAAAGACGCGTTCAAGCCGCCGCAGCGCCTGTTCGAACCTACCCAATACGTGGAAATGCCGTTCTACAATCAGGCGTTTTTCGATCAGCTTACCGCCATCGAGTTTCTGATCCACGCAAAGCCGGCGGGGCGCCTGCAGCTCGCGCAACTGGAAGGGGTCTGGACCCGCCAGGAGATGCTGCTCAAGGGACATGCCAACGACGTTGCCGAAACCGTCATCGAGCGTCTGTGGAAGGCCATGGATTACAGCGTGTTCAACCGTCGCGTGGTCGAGCAACTGGTCCTGCGCCTGAGCGAGGTGGATGAAACCGAAGCATGCGAGTTGCTTCAAGCCTGGGCCGAGCGTCTGCACAGTGTGGACATCCGCGACAACCTCGAGACCTTCGCGAGCATGCCTTCCGGCCGCCTGATGAGCTGGCTCGAGGCGCGCAGCCCGGCGCCCGCGCAGGGCCAGGCGATCACCCAGTACCTGCAAAGCCAGGCCGCTACGCCGCAGATCGGCATCTTGCTGCTTGACCTCGATAACGACATGGAGAAGCTGCAGGTCACCCTCGATAGCCTCGTCGAAGGTCATTACACCGCGTTCAAGATCACCGTCTTCACGACCGGCGAGCCGCCGGTGGCGACGACCGTGCTCAACACCTTGCATTTCGTCAAGGTGACCAAGGCGCTGTACATCGACAAGCTCAATCAGATCGCTCGGCAATCGTCCTGCGATTGGCTGATCCTGGCCGAGGTGGGTGACCAGTTCACTACCGCTGGCCTGGCCCGTGCGGCGCTGGAGCTGCTCAAGGCGCCCGAGTGCCGGGCGGTAGCCGCCGACGAAATTCACCGCCAGCACGACGGTTCGCTCAAGGCCGTGTTCCGGCCGGGGTTCAACCTTGACCTGCTGCAAAGCGTGCCGGCGCTCATGGCTCGCCATTGGCTGATCCGTCGCGACGTGCTGGTCGGGGCAGGCGGCTACTCGGCCAACTTCAGCCAGGCGCTGGAGTTCGACTTGCTGCTGCGCATCATCGAGACCGGCGGCATGGGCTGGCTGGCCCACCTCGACGAACCGTTGCTGATCTGCAGTGCAGTGCCGCTCGAAGAGAACGTTCACGAGCGCCAGACGCTGATTCGCCACCTCACTACCCGTGGCTACCAGGCCGCCGTGACCAGCGAGTCCCCAGGCACCTATCGCATCGATTATCGCCATAGCGCGCGGCCACTGGTCAGTGTGATTCTGCCGTGCCAGGACAACCTCGCGCAGTTGCAGGCCACGCTTGAAAGCCTGCGCCTGCGCACCCGCTACAACCGCTATGAGGTCCTGGTGGTGGACAACGCCTCGCAGGGCCCTGACATGCTCCATTGGCTGGACCACAACACCCAGCCTGCCGGGCGCGTGCGGGTACTCAAGAGCGAGCAGCCGATCAGCCTGGCGGCGCTGTACAACGCTGCCAGCCAGCAGGCCCAGGGCGAGTTTCTGGTGCTGCTCGACAGCGCTGCCGAGGTCGTCAACCCGAACTGGATCGAGTCATTGCTCAACCATGCCTTGCGCCCGGAAGTGGGGGTGGTCGGCGCCAAGCTGATCGACGCCAGCGGCCAGGTGACGCAGGCCGGGCTGATCCTCAGCCAACGCGCAGGCGTATTGCCGGCCTTCAGCGGTGCCGCCAACGGTGACCATGGCTACCTGCAACGCCTGATCGTCGACCAGAACTACTCGGCCGTATCGGCCACCTGCCTGATGATCGGCAAGGCGCTGTTCGAGTCGGTGGGGGGGCTGGAAGACAATCTGTTCGCCAGCGCCTTGAGCGATGTCGATCTGTGCCTGAAAGTCAGCCAGGCCGGCCAGTTGATCGTGTGGACACCCTACGTGCAGGTCGTGTACCCGGGCAGCGTCGCGCAACCGGCGCAGACTTTGTTCTCGCTGCAGCGCAAATGGCCGGGCAATTTTGCCCATGACCTTGCCTACAATCAGAACCTGTCCCAGCTCGGCGGCTCGTTCGCCTTGGGTGACGCCGCCGCCATCGACTGGGCGCCGCTGCTGGGCTGA
- the flgJ gene encoding flagellar assembly peptidoglycan hydrolase FlgJ, whose protein sequence is MDMPKGGVSAPADSGAYTDLNRLNNLKIGDRDSDANLKKVAQEFESLFVGEMLKSMRSANDVLAKDNPLNTETVKQYQSMYDQQLAVTMSRQGGIGLQDVLMRQLSKTKDVGHSAGNNPFQRPGSNGTPLGAVHSSAADSTASTSVSGANLMAKLNERRLSLPSKLSDRLLAGIVPSASGDGTTDASRNRLHPEGTAHSNVLLAGRSQVATATAAVASTSDATGTDGGNGDWTQDPTLPIIKAQETRRVQIPLAPGKSAFASRDEFIDTMLPMAQEAAARIGVDPKILVAQAALETGFGKSVMRAEDGTSSHNLFGIKASGNWQGEQARAITSEFRNGAMVKETAQFRSYSSYADSFHDLVSLLQNNDRYKGVVNAADNPEQFVKELQKAGYATDPDYASKISQIAKQMKSYQNYAMGSSSTTL, encoded by the coding sequence ATGGACATGCCTAAAGGGGGAGTTTCCGCCCCTGCCGATAGCGGCGCCTACACCGACCTCAATCGTCTGAACAACCTCAAGATTGGCGATCGCGACAGCGACGCCAACCTCAAGAAGGTCGCTCAGGAATTCGAGTCGCTGTTCGTCGGCGAGATGCTCAAGTCCATGCGTTCCGCCAACGATGTGCTGGCCAAGGACAACCCGCTCAACACCGAGACCGTCAAACAGTACCAGTCCATGTACGACCAGCAGCTCGCCGTGACCATGTCGCGCCAGGGCGGCATCGGCCTGCAGGACGTGCTGATGCGGCAATTGTCGAAGACCAAGGACGTGGGCCACAGCGCTGGCAACAACCCGTTCCAGCGTCCTGGCAGCAACGGCACGCCCCTGGGGGCGGTGCACAGCAGCGCCGCCGACAGCACTGCCAGCACCTCGGTCAGCGGCGCCAACCTCATGGCCAAGCTCAACGAGCGGCGCCTGTCGTTGCCGAGCAAACTGTCCGATCGCTTGCTGGCGGGCATCGTCCCGTCGGCTTCCGGCGATGGCACCACCGACGCCAGCCGTAACCGGTTGCACCCTGAAGGCACGGCACATTCCAACGTCCTGCTGGCGGGCCGGAGCCAGGTCGCCACAGCCACCGCTGCAGTCGCCAGCACCAGCGACGCCACCGGCACCGATGGCGGCAACGGCGACTGGACCCAGGATCCGACCTTGCCGATCATCAAGGCGCAGGAAACCCGCCGCGTGCAGATTCCGTTGGCGCCTGGCAAAAGTGCGTTCGCCTCGCGTGACGAATTTATCGACACCATGCTGCCGATGGCGCAAGAAGCCGCAGCACGTATCGGCGTCGATCCCAAGATCCTGGTGGCCCAGGCCGCGCTGGAAACCGGCTTCGGCAAATCGGTGATGCGTGCCGAAGACGGCACCAGCAGCCACAACCTGTTCGGCATCAAGGCGTCCGGCAACTGGCAGGGCGAGCAAGCGCGGGCGATCACCAGCGAGTTCCGCAATGGCGCGATGGTCAAGGAAACGGCGCAGTTCCGCTCGTACTCCTCGTATGCCGACAGTTTCCACGATCTGGTCAGCCTGTTGCAGAACAACGATCGCTATAAAGGTGTGGTGAATGCGGCCGATAACCCGGAACAGTTTGTAAAAGAGCTGCAGAAAGCCGGCTACGCCACCGACCCGGACTATGCCTCGAAGATTTCCCAGATTGCCAAGCAGATGAAGAGCTACCAGAACTACGCAATGGGTAGTTCCTCCACGACTTTATAA